The following are from one region of the Paenibacillus bovis genome:
- a CDS encoding VOC family protein yields the protein MNQSIVHIALVVHDYDEAIEFYTKKLNFTLIEDIYQPEQEKRWVVVAPPGSTGTTILLARASKPEQEPFIGNQAGGRVFLFLNTDDFWRDYHAMLAQGIHFVREPKEQDYGMVAVFEDLYGNLWDLLQLNEDHPIARRLG from the coding sequence ATGAATCAGTCTATTGTTCATATTGCTCTGGTCGTTCACGATTATGATGAAGCTATCGAGTTTTATACAAAAAAATTAAATTTTACGCTTATCGAAGATATTTACCAGCCTGAGCAGGAAAAGCGCTGGGTGGTTGTCGCTCCTCCCGGCTCTACGGGCACCACGATCCTGCTGGCGCGCGCGTCTAAACCTGAACAAGAGCCTTTTATTGGTAATCAGGCAGGCGGACGGGTGTTTCTGTTTTTGAATACAGATGATTTCTGGAGAGATTATCATGCCATGCTAGCTCAAGGGATCCATTTTGTGCGAGAACCCAAAGAGCAAGATTACGGAATGGTTGCCGTCTTCGAGGACCTCTACGGCAATCTATGGGATTTACTGCAATTAAACGAAGATCACCCTATCGCCAGACGATTGGGATAA
- a CDS encoding queuosine precursor transporter, whose amino-acid sequence MLNNIEWGILFVIVNYALFTICYRLFGIKGLYGWIAIAAILANIQVIKTIELLGIVTTLGNTMYVSMYLASDLLNERFGPRVARKAVWFGFFTLIVTTIVMRMAIGFDVAPGVDISQDAQNALQMIFGPLSILLIASLSAYLVSQFLDVRLYKWLRRRFPAPHQLWIRNNGSTMISSFVDTLIFCSIAFLGMYEWSVWIEIFLTTYVLKFLLTAAGTPFLYLARSFKVHEEDVPQLIQPQAAAGEESAAKPTV is encoded by the coding sequence GTGCTTAACAATATAGAGTGGGGTATTTTATTTGTTATTGTGAATTATGCGTTATTCACAATCTGTTATCGATTATTTGGGATCAAAGGATTATATGGCTGGATTGCAATCGCAGCGATTCTCGCCAATATTCAGGTAATCAAAACGATCGAACTGCTGGGAATCGTAACGACACTCGGTAATACGATGTATGTCAGCATGTATCTGGCAAGCGACTTACTGAATGAACGATTTGGCCCGCGTGTAGCCCGCAAAGCAGTATGGTTCGGCTTTTTCACTTTGATAGTAACGACAATAGTGATGCGGATGGCGATTGGTTTTGATGTGGCACCTGGAGTCGATATTTCCCAGGATGCACAAAATGCCTTGCAAATGATCTTTGGTCCGCTGTCGATTCTGCTTATCGCGAGTCTGTCCGCTTATCTGGTCAGCCAGTTTCTCGATGTCCGCTTGTATAAATGGCTGCGCCGTCGTTTTCCGGCTCCGCACCAGCTGTGGATTCGCAATAACGGGAGTACGATGATCAGTTCGTTTGTCGATACGCTGATCTTTTGCAGTATTGCTTTTCTCGGTATGTATGAATGGTCGGTATGGATCGAGATTTTCCTGACAACCTATGTACTCAAATTCCTGCTTACCGCTGCAGGTACGCCGTTCCTTTATCTGGCCCGCAGTTTCAAGGTGCATGAAGAAGATGTGCCGCAGTTGATTCAGCCGCAGGCAGCTGCAGGAGAAGAGTCGGCAGCCAAGCCGACAGTCTGA
- a CDS encoding M24 family metallopeptidase: MDDRIATLRGLMREAGIDSLLITDPKHVYYLTGFASDPHERFLGLFIPDGEEAFMLLPALDADKARSVSSIERIETHTDTDNPYIRLKHCINGNVGNLGLEKEHLSVARFEQLSAELNATSYIDAGNILNSMRSRKSPEEVERMRESILKIEEVLRRGLSSVKIGITEIELVAELEYQMKKLGAEKPAFDTMVLSGPNTALPHGVPGTRKLAAGELVMFDLGLFYNGYASDITRTFAIGEVDEEAKRIYNTVLAANEAAIRATRPGVTFASIDKAARDVITEAGYGSRFIHRLGHGLGMDTHEYPSVHGGNENVLEEGVLFTVEPGIYVPGHCGVRIEDDVIVTADGVDVLSSFPKELTVIG, encoded by the coding sequence ATGGATGACAGAATTGCCACCCTGCGTGGATTAATGAGAGAAGCCGGCATAGACAGCCTGCTGATTACCGATCCCAAGCATGTATATTATCTGACCGGTTTTGCGAGCGATCCGCATGAACGTTTTCTGGGATTGTTTATTCCGGATGGAGAGGAAGCTTTTATGCTGCTGCCAGCGCTGGACGCAGACAAAGCACGCAGCGTATCCAGTATAGAACGAATCGAGACCCATACGGATACGGATAATCCGTATATTCGTCTCAAGCACTGCATCAATGGCAATGTAGGCAATCTTGGTCTGGAAAAGGAACATTTATCTGTCGCGCGCTTTGAACAGCTGTCTGCGGAACTGAATGCAACTTCGTATATCGATGCAGGCAATATACTGAACAGTATGCGTTCACGCAAATCGCCGGAAGAAGTAGAGCGGATGAGAGAATCTATTTTGAAGATCGAAGAAGTACTGCGTCGCGGATTGTCCAGCGTCAAAATTGGTATTACCGAGATTGAATTGGTTGCCGAGCTGGAATACCAGATGAAAAAGCTGGGCGCGGAAAAACCTGCTTTTGACACTATGGTATTGTCCGGACCGAATACGGCTTTGCCGCATGGTGTACCGGGAACACGCAAACTGGCAGCAGGCGAACTGGTGATGTTTGACCTCGGGCTGTTTTATAATGGGTATGCTTCGGATATTACCCGCACCTTTGCGATCGGTGAAGTCGATGAAGAAGCCAAACGGATCTACAATACGGTATTGGCTGCCAATGAAGCGGCGATTCGTGCTACGCGCCCGGGTGTTACTTTTGCCTCGATCGACAAAGCTGCTCGTGATGTAATTACCGAAGCTGGCTATGGTTCACGCTTTATTCATCGTCTTGGACATGGACTCGGTATGGACACCCATGAATATCCATCGGTTCACGGCGGCAATGAAAATGTACTGGAAGAAGGCGTATTATTCACGGTTGAGCCGGGTATCTATGTACCGGGACATTGCGGCGTACGGATCGAAGATGATGTAATCGTTACTGCCGATGGTGTCGATGTACTGTCCTCTTTCCCCAAAGAATTGACGGTTATCGGCTAA
- a CDS encoding DinB family protein, with protein sequence MLHPNTIKVREQIWNFAGSLDEPILNEHARPDQWTIAQVMEHLYLMETAITDRLAHTIQQDEPTPAPVSGATATPSFHLTLDRSRHIPAPPAMVPADKHLTLTELRARLDRSRSRLEETIQTASSEDLHLKTMNHPVFGPLTLEEWNEFIGLHEQRHLEQMKEIHAALTAAD encoded by the coding sequence ATGCTGCATCCCAATACAATCAAAGTCCGCGAACAAATATGGAATTTTGCCGGTTCACTGGATGAGCCGATATTAAATGAACATGCCCGTCCTGACCAATGGACTATCGCCCAGGTTATGGAGCATCTGTATTTGATGGAGACTGCCATTACCGATCGGCTGGCACATACTATTCAGCAAGATGAGCCGACACCGGCTCCGGTCTCCGGTGCGACAGCTACTCCGTCTTTCCATCTGACCCTGGATCGTTCACGTCATATCCCTGCACCACCTGCCATGGTACCGGCAGACAAGCATTTGACACTCACTGAACTTCGTGCCCGGCTGGATCGTTCACGCAGTCGTCTGGAAGAGACGATCCAGACAGCGAGCAGCGAAGATCTGCATCTTAAAACGATGAATCATCCGGTATTTGGCCCGTTGACTCTGGAGGAATGGAATGAATTTATCGGTCTTCACGAGCAGCGTCATCTGGAACAAATGAAAGAAATCCATGCAGCGCTGACCGCTGCCGATTAA
- a CDS encoding DUF4261 domain-containing protein, which translates to MRPTNSNQPDPEEQQRLEQDYGYAAIYTAKLLYKQKPVIDREALYAKIQEYTGPLNTADDLEGQEETLAVWEARESVNENGDSQEQLEDHYHFFHLNHTLEYQEGPMPVQTVLMPSGNSIRPEEYETAIQQSWHWPEVADTLAGCSYEMILTDMMARGMPHQRRLPLFNHVLRAILEVAPCDAVYYKESDKLIDPQALLEAFSQGHELYGALNIRLYNIQSDNERREMVMDSRGLAALGVPDVQCHFYDIEPAEVAQFLMNTAEYLYHQGDIIADGETIGMHENQRWKVEHQYSLVGPRRVVLDVDPGEAYYAGMQESNRSSRSQG; encoded by the coding sequence ATGAGACCAACAAATTCAAATCAACCGGACCCGGAAGAACAGCAGCGTCTTGAACAGGATTATGGCTATGCGGCTATTTATACGGCGAAGCTGCTATACAAGCAAAAACCGGTAATCGATCGTGAAGCACTATATGCCAAAATACAGGAATATACCGGTCCGCTGAATACAGCAGACGATCTGGAGGGACAGGAAGAGACACTGGCAGTCTGGGAAGCCCGTGAATCGGTCAATGAAAACGGAGATTCACAGGAGCAGCTGGAAGATCATTATCATTTCTTTCATCTGAATCATACCCTGGAGTATCAGGAAGGTCCCATGCCTGTCCAGACGGTATTGATGCCTTCCGGAAATAGCATACGTCCCGAGGAATATGAGACAGCGATCCAGCAATCCTGGCACTGGCCGGAAGTAGCAGATACGCTGGCTGGCTGCTCTTACGAGATGATTCTTACCGATATGATGGCACGTGGGATGCCGCATCAGCGCAGACTGCCGCTGTTCAATCATGTGCTGCGTGCGATTCTCGAAGTAGCTCCCTGTGATGCTGTGTATTACAAGGAAAGTGACAAACTGATAGATCCGCAGGCATTACTCGAAGCATTCAGTCAGGGACATGAGCTGTATGGCGCTTTGAATATTCGCCTGTACAATATCCAGTCGGATAACGAACGCCGGGAAATGGTTATGGACAGCCGCGGACTGGCTGCACTGGGTGTACCGGATGTGCAGTGTCACTTTTATGATATCGAACCGGCAGAAGTGGCGCAGTTTCTGATGAATACCGCCGAGTATCTGTATCATCAGGGCGATATTATAGCAGACGGCGAGACGATCGGTATGCATGAGAATCAGCGCTGGAAAGTGGAACACCAGTATTCGCTGGTCGGACCGCGCCGGGTCGTACTGGACGTTGATCCGGGCGAAGCCTATTATGCAGGGATGCAGGAGTCCAATCGGTCTTCCCGCAGTCAGGGATAG
- a CDS encoding L-cystine transporter yields MHVFLVILNVLILAVLIGVLIWMQKKHISFTKRVFTGLLLGIVFGAAIQLIYTPDSEVVSDSMEWFSLVGNGYVGLLQMVVIPLIMVSIIMAILKLSGRQNLGKISGSILAVLLLTTAIASAVGIASALSFHLTAEGMPVGQVEQERGAALQERLGEVQDKSLPAQLLEFIPTNPFEDMTGARQSSTLAVVIFSAFVGVAALGFMRKNPAQGEVFRNLMESIYGVVMRMVTLILRLTPYGILALITKMVATTSGHDILNLFKFVVASYVALIAMFVIHMIILAVNGLNPLQYVKKIIPTLTFAFTSRSSAATIPLNVETQTRKLGVSEGIANLSASFGATIGQNGCAGIYPSMLAIMIAPTVGINPLDWQFILTLIAVVTISSLGVAGVGGGATFAALIVLSTMNMPVALAGLLISVEPLIDMGRTALNVSGSMTAGLVSSRVLKEHDKDVYNHEDRDLDTAEAS; encoded by the coding sequence ATGCATGTATTTCTCGTTATACTTAATGTACTCATTCTGGCAGTACTGATCGGCGTGCTGATCTGGATGCAGAAGAAACATATTTCCTTTACAAAACGGGTATTCACCGGTCTGCTGCTCGGTATAGTATTCGGTGCAGCGATTCAATTGATCTACACGCCGGATTCCGAAGTCGTATCGGATTCAATGGAATGGTTCAGCCTGGTCGGTAATGGCTATGTAGGCCTGCTGCAAATGGTTGTTATTCCGCTGATTATGGTCTCGATCATTATGGCTATTCTCAAATTAAGTGGTCGCCAGAACCTGGGTAAAATCAGTGGTTCTATCCTGGCTGTGCTGCTGCTGACGACAGCGATTGCTTCCGCAGTAGGCATCGCATCCGCACTCAGTTTTCATCTGACTGCAGAAGGTATGCCGGTTGGTCAGGTCGAGCAGGAACGCGGAGCGGCACTTCAGGAACGCCTTGGTGAAGTGCAGGATAAATCATTGCCGGCGCAGCTGCTGGAATTTATCCCGACCAATCCGTTTGAAGATATGACCGGAGCACGTCAATCGTCCACATTGGCTGTTGTTATTTTCTCGGCTTTTGTAGGTGTAGCGGCTCTTGGATTTATGCGTAAAAATCCTGCCCAGGGTGAAGTATTCCGCAATCTGATGGAATCGATCTATGGGGTAGTAATGCGTATGGTAACTCTGATTCTGCGCCTGACTCCTTATGGAATCCTGGCGCTTATTACTAAAATGGTTGCAACGACAAGTGGTCATGATATTCTAAATCTGTTCAAATTCGTAGTCGCTTCTTATGTAGCGCTGATTGCGATGTTTGTGATTCATATGATTATTCTGGCTGTTAATGGACTCAATCCGCTCCAGTATGTGAAGAAAATTATTCCTACTCTGACGTTTGCGTTTACTTCTCGTTCGAGTGCGGCAACAATTCCGCTGAACGTAGAGACACAAACCCGCAAACTGGGCGTGTCCGAAGGAATTGCCAACTTGTCCGCCAGCTTTGGTGCGACGATTGGACAAAATGGCTGTGCAGGGATTTACCCATCTATGCTGGCGATTATGATTGCACCGACAGTCGGTATTAATCCGCTGGATTGGCAGTTTATCCTGACACTGATCGCAGTAGTCACAATCAGTTCACTGGGTGTTGCAGGTGTTGGCGGTGGAGCTACTTTTGCCGCACTGATCGTGCTGTCCACGATGAACATGCCGGTAGCACTGGCAGGTCTGCTGATCTCCGTAGAACCGCTGATCGACATGGGACGTACTGCTCTAAATGTGAGCGGATCGATGACAGCCGGCCTGGTGAGCAGCCGTGTACTCAAGGAACATGACAAAGACGTCTATAACCACGAGGATCGCGATCTGGATACCGCCGAAGCTTCCTGA